The following coding sequences lie in one Microvirga sp. 17 mud 1-3 genomic window:
- the pyk gene encoding pyruvate kinase, giving the protein MRRARRTKILATLGPASENPEMVERLFRAGADVFRLNMSHLPREKLKERVEMIRGVEAKFKRPIAILADLQGPKLRVGTFAGDSAMLEKGQTFTLDADKAPGSAERVHLPHPEILESLEPGHTVLIDDGKLRLRVKSVKPGVVVTEVEVAGKIMNRKGVSLPDTVIPVAAMTEKDRSDLEAALDAGVDWIALSFVQRPEDVAEVKKVARGRALVMSKLEKPQAIARLDEIMEISDAVMVARGDLGVEMPLEKVPGIQKRIIRAARKLGKPVVVATQMLESMITAPVPTRAEVSDVATAVYDGADAVMLSAESASGQFPIEAVTTMNRIAEEVEQDQSYWSIVRAQASEPEATGSDAIAAGTYQIAETLHLRTIAAWTSSGATAFRLARERPNSTVIALTPNINTARRLALVWGTHPIRTKDASDIDDMAFRACKFAVREGFSEIGERIIIVAGVPFGTPGATNMVRIAFVNSEHAAKA; this is encoded by the coding sequence ATGAGACGCGCACGGCGCACGAAGATCCTCGCAACCTTGGGGCCGGCCTCCGAGAACCCGGAGATGGTGGAACGCCTCTTCAGGGCGGGGGCCGACGTGTTCCGCCTGAACATGAGCCACCTGCCTCGCGAGAAGCTGAAGGAGCGGGTCGAGATGATCCGCGGCGTGGAGGCGAAGTTCAAGCGCCCCATCGCGATCCTGGCCGACCTTCAGGGCCCGAAGCTGCGCGTCGGCACCTTTGCGGGCGACAGCGCAATGCTCGAGAAGGGCCAGACCTTCACGCTCGACGCCGACAAGGCTCCCGGCAGTGCGGAGCGCGTGCACCTGCCCCACCCGGAAATTCTCGAGTCTCTGGAGCCGGGCCACACCGTCCTCATCGACGATGGCAAGCTGCGCCTACGCGTGAAGAGCGTGAAGCCGGGCGTCGTCGTCACGGAGGTGGAGGTCGCGGGCAAGATCATGAACCGCAAGGGCGTGAGCCTTCCCGACACGGTGATCCCCGTCGCAGCCATGACCGAGAAGGACCGCTCCGATCTGGAAGCGGCGCTGGATGCGGGCGTGGACTGGATCGCCCTGTCCTTCGTGCAGCGCCCTGAGGATGTGGCGGAAGTCAAGAAAGTGGCCCGCGGCCGGGCGCTCGTCATGTCCAAGCTCGAGAAGCCCCAGGCCATCGCCCGGCTCGACGAGATCATGGAGATTTCCGATGCCGTGATGGTCGCCCGCGGCGATCTCGGCGTCGAGATGCCCCTCGAGAAGGTGCCAGGCATCCAGAAGCGCATCATCCGTGCGGCGCGCAAGCTCGGAAAGCCCGTCGTGGTCGCGACCCAGATGCTGGAATCGATGATCACCGCGCCCGTCCCGACCCGCGCCGAGGTCTCGGACGTCGCGACCGCCGTCTATGACGGCGCCGACGCCGTGATGCTGTCGGCCGAAAGCGCCTCGGGCCAATTTCCCATCGAGGCGGTGACCACCATGAACCGCATCGCCGAAGAGGTGGAGCAGGACCAGAGCTACTGGTCCATCGTCAGGGCCCAGGCTTCAGAGCCGGAGGCGACCGGATCGGACGCCATCGCGGCCGGCACCTACCAGATCGCCGAGACGCTGCATCTCAGGACGATCGCGGCCTGGACCTCGTCCGGCGCCACGGCCTTCCGCCTGGCCCGCGAGCGGCCGAACTCGACCGTGATCGCGCTCACGCCCAACATCAATACGGCCCGGCGCCTCGCCCTCGTGTGGGGCACGCATCCGATCCGCACCAAGGACGCCAGCGACATCGACGACATGGCCTTCCGGGCCTGCAAGTTCGCCGTACGCGAAGGTTTCTCGGAGATCGGCGAGCGCATCATCATCGTGGCGGGCGTGCCCTTCGGTACCCCGGGCGCGACCAACATGGTCCGCATCGCCTTCGTCAACAGCGAGCACGCCGCCAAGGCCTGA
- a CDS encoding tetratricopeptide repeat protein, with protein MRFFALPLILAFSLVAPPGFAQDDGRPQDAPPAPSRSAPRAVTLDSLFERLAKAGSEREADGIASLIERRLSRSGSDTADLLLTRAGKAVEDKDYPLSVELLDRILTLEPQWAEAWYRRALVFYMLDDPVSALADLNRAVELEPRHFGAWTALGHLFMASDEKAQALAAYRKVLKIRPQTSDIETIVSHLGPEIEGQDL; from the coding sequence ATGCGCTTTTTTGCGTTACCTCTGATCCTGGCCTTCAGCCTCGTGGCGCCTCCGGGCTTCGCGCAGGATGACGGGCGCCCGCAGGATGCCCCCCCGGCCCCCAGCCGCTCAGCGCCGCGGGCCGTCACCCTGGACAGCCTGTTCGAGCGCCTCGCCAAGGCGGGCAGCGAGCGGGAGGCAGACGGAATCGCGTCCCTCATCGAGCGCCGCCTGTCCCGCTCCGGCTCCGACACAGCCGACCTTCTCCTGACCCGCGCCGGCAAGGCCGTCGAGGACAAGGATTATCCCCTCTCGGTCGAATTGCTCGACCGTATCCTGACCCTCGAGCCGCAATGGGCCGAGGCTTGGTACCGGCGCGCCCTGGTCTTCTATATGCTCGACGATCCGGTGAGCGCTCTTGCCGATCTGAACCGGGCCGTGGAGCTGGAGCCTCGCCATTTCGGCGCCTGGACGGCCCTCGGGCACCTGTTCATGGCCTCCGACGAGAAGGCGCAGGCGCTCGCGGCCTATCGCAAGGTGCTGAAGATTCGCCCGCAGACCTCGGACATCGAGACCATCGTGTCCCATCTCGGGCCCGAGATCGAAGGACAGGACCTTTAG
- the ykgO gene encoding type B 50S ribosomal protein L36 — MKIRNSLKSLRGRHRDNQLVRRKGRIYIINKTQKRYKARQG, encoded by the coding sequence ATGAAGATCCGTAACTCGTTGAAGTCGCTGCGCGGCCGTCACCGCGACAACCAGCTGGTTCGTCGCAAGGGCCGCATCTACATCATCAACAAGACGCAGAAGCGCTACAAGGCCCGCCAGGGCTAA
- the cpdR gene encoding cell cycle two-component system response regulator CpdR: MKILLAEDDNDMRRFLVKALENAGYDVASFDNGLSAYNRLREEPFELLLTDIVMPEMDGIELARRATELDPDIKVMFITGFAAVALNPDSQAPREAKVLSKPFHLRDLVNEVDKMMAA; the protein is encoded by the coding sequence ATGAAGATCCTTCTTGCCGAAGACGATAATGACATGCGGCGCTTCCTCGTGAAGGCGCTGGAGAACGCCGGCTACGACGTGGCCTCGTTCGACAATGGCCTCTCGGCCTATAACAGGCTGCGCGAGGAACCCTTCGAGCTGCTCCTGACCGACATCGTCATGCCCGAGATGGACGGAATCGAGCTGGCTCGCCGGGCGACCGAGCTCGATCCGGACATCAAGGTGATGTTCATCACCGGCTTCGCGGCTGTGGCGCTGAACCCCGATTCCCAGGCTCCGCGGGAGGCCAAGGTGCTGTCCAAGCCCTTCCACCTGCGCGATCTGGTGAACGAGGTCGATAAAATGATGGCGGCCTGA
- a CDS encoding N-formylglutamate amidohydrolase: MRPAITDEFEPPFVVIEPAGQTVPFVFNVPHAGAIYPASFLAASRLDALALRRSEDAYVDELFAPVVDLGAPLMTARFPRAYLDLNREPYELDSRMFEGRLPPFANTRSMRVAGGLGTVPRIVADGQEIYATRLPVDEALQRIEWLYKPYHRALRQLIRRTAQTFGQSFLIDCHSMPSTSVSRDDGAKADIVLGDRYGTSCTPLLIELTEAALRGRGYTVIRNKPYAGGFITEHYGEPTLDRHALQVEINRSIYMDERSLQKKPGFGSLAQDLALAFSEVIETLAGERPPQQIAAE; this comes from the coding sequence ATGCGGCCAGCCATCACCGACGAGTTCGAACCTCCCTTTGTCGTCATCGAGCCAGCCGGCCAGACGGTGCCCTTCGTGTTCAATGTCCCCCATGCGGGAGCGATCTACCCGGCCTCCTTCCTGGCGGCTTCGCGCCTGGATGCGCTGGCGCTGCGCCGCTCGGAGGACGCCTATGTGGACGAGCTCTTCGCTCCCGTGGTCGACCTGGGCGCCCCGCTCATGACGGCCCGCTTCCCCCGGGCCTATCTGGACCTGAACCGGGAGCCCTACGAGCTCGATTCCCGCATGTTCGAAGGGCGCCTGCCGCCCTTCGCCAATACCCGCTCCATGCGCGTGGCAGGGGGGCTCGGCACCGTTCCGCGCATCGTGGCCGACGGGCAGGAGATCTATGCGACGCGCCTGCCGGTCGACGAGGCCCTCCAGCGGATTGAATGGCTCTACAAGCCCTATCATCGCGCCCTGCGGCAGCTCATCCGGCGCACGGCCCAGACCTTCGGCCAGTCCTTCCTGATCGATTGCCACTCCATGCCCTCGACCAGCGTCAGCCGGGATGACGGAGCCAAGGCGGACATCGTGCTCGGCGACCGCTACGGCACGAGCTGTACGCCCCTTCTCATCGAACTGACGGAAGCAGCCCTGCGCGGGCGCGGCTACACCGTGATCCGCAACAAGCCCTATGCTGGGGGCTTCATCACCGAGCATTACGGGGAGCCGACTCTCGACCGGCATGCCCTGCAGGTGGAAATCAACCGGTCGATCTACATGGACGAGCGCAGCCTGCAGAAGAAGCCGGGCTTCGGAAGTCTGGCTCAGGACCTCGCCCTTGCGTTTTCCGAAGTGATCGAGACCCTTGCGGGCGAACGGCCGCCCCAGCAGATCGCGGCCGAGTAG
- a CDS encoding PsiF family protein, translating into MKAIAAAFVLILCAGSAYAAESSCTAQATEKKLAGAAKTSFMTKCERDMKASCDTQATEKKLSGAAKTSFTNKCVKDSVGM; encoded by the coding sequence ATGAAAGCCATAGCTGCAGCCTTCGTCCTGATCCTCTGCGCCGGAAGTGCCTATGCGGCCGAGAGTTCCTGCACGGCGCAGGCAACCGAGAAGAAGCTCGCAGGAGCCGCCAAGACCAGCTTCATGACCAAATGCGAGCGGGACATGAAAGCCTCCTGCGACACGCAGGCGACAGAGAAGAAGCTTAGCGGCGCCGCCAAGACGAGCTTCACTAACAAATGCGTGAAGGATTCCGTCGGGATGTGA